One Kwoniella pini CBS 10737 chromosome 10, complete sequence genomic region harbors:
- a CDS encoding glyceraldehyde-3-phosphate dehydrogenase — MVVKVGINGFGRIGRIVLRNAIDHGDIDVVAINDPFIDLEYMVYMFKYDSTHGRFKGDVETKDGKLYINNKPIAVFGERDPTAIKWGEASADYVVESTGVFTTIDKASAHIKGGAKKVIISAPSADAPMFVCGVNLESYKSEYQVISNASCTTNCLAPLAKVIHDNFTIVEGLMTTVHATTATQKTVDGPSNKDWRGGRGAAANIIPSSTGAAKAVGKVIPSLNGKLTGMSFRVPTSDVSVVDLVARIEKGASYEEIKAVIKKASESPELKGILGYTEDEVVSTDFVGATESSIFDAKAGIALNANFVKLISWYDNEYGYSRRVCDLVSYIAGVDAKSQ; from the exons ATGGTCGTCAAAGTCGGTATCAACGGTTTCG GTCGAATTGGTCGAATTGTGCTCAG AAACGCCATCGATCATGGAGACATTGATGTTGTCGCCATTAACGA TCCTTTCATTGACCTTGAATACATG GTCTACATGTTCAAGTACGACTCC ACCCACGGTCGATTCAAGGGAGATGTTGAAACCAAAGATGGTAAACTctacatcaacaacaaaccTATCGCCGTCTTCGGCGAGCGAGACCCTACCGCCATCAAGTGGGGAGAGGCCAGCGCCGATTACGTCGTTGAGTCCACCGGTGTTTTCACCACCATTGACAAGGCAAGTGCCCACATCAAAGGTGGTGCTAAGAAGGTCATCATCTCCGCTCCTTCTGCCGATGCCCCCAT GTTCGTTTGCGGTGTAAACCTCGAATCCTACAAGTCCGAATATCAAGTCATCTCCAACGCTTCTTGTACCACTAACTGTCTTGCTCCTCTCGCCAAGGTCATCCATGACAAC TTCACCATTGTTGAGGGTCTCATGACTACTGTTCATGCCACCACTGCTACCCAAAAGACTGTCGACGGGCCCTCCAACA AGGACTGGAGAGGTGGTCGAGGTGCTGCTGCCAACATTATCCCCTCTTCCACTGGTGCTGCCAAG GCCGTCGGAAAAGTCATCCCCTCCCTTAACGGTAAACTTACCGGTATGTCTTTCCGAGTACCCACCTCCGATGTTTCGGTCGTCGATCTCGTCGCCCGAATCGAGAAAGGTGCTTCTTACGAAGAGATCAAGGCCGTCATCAAGAAGGCTTCCGAAAGCCCAGAACTCAAGGGTATCTTAGG CTACACTGAAGATGAGGTCGTTTCTACCGATTTCGTTGGAGCTACTGAGTCTTCCATCTTCGATGCTAAAGCCGGTATCGCCTTGAACGCCAACTTCGTCAAGCTTATCTCTTGG TACGATAACGAATACGGATACTCTCGAAGAGTTTGTGACCTTGTGTCCTACATCGCCGGTGTCGATGCCAAGTCCCAATAA